The following is a genomic window from Epinephelus moara isolate mb chromosome 17, YSFRI_EMoa_1.0, whole genome shotgun sequence.
CAACTTAAAAACTCACCAACGaatccacacaggagagaaaccataccACTGCCAACAGTGTGGGAAGTCTTTCACTCAGTTGGGTACGTTGAAACTCCACCAGCGGCGACACTCGGGGGAGAAACCGTACAGCTGTAAATACTGTGAGAAGAGCTTCATTGATTCCTTTTCCTGTCAGCAACACCAACATGTGCACACCGGTGACAAACCTTTCCAGTGTCAACTCTGCTCCAAAACTTTTCTCACACGGTACAATCTGACGCAACACCAGCGGCTCCACACAGGAGGGAAATTCTACTCCTGTGAGCTGTGTGGGCGGAGTTTCAGTTATTACACCTCATACACTGTCCACCAGCGTATCCACACCGGGGAGAGACCCTACCGCTGTCGCTTTTGTGACAAAACCTTCACGTCATTGCCCAACCAAGTCTCGCATGAGCGCACCCATACAAGAGAGAAACCGTACAGCTGTGACCAGTGTGGGAAGAGTTTTAGCCACATCTCCTCCTGCCTGCTGCACAAGCGTGTccacactggagagaaaccgTACAGCTGTCAGCACTGTAGTAAAACTTTCACATCGTCAGCCAACCTGTCCAGACATGTGCGgactcacacaggagagaaaccgtacTGGTGTGACCGCTGTAAGAAACACTTCACCTTTCCCAGTCAGCTGAAGACACACCGCTGCATCTGATTGTCACACTGCCAACATGTGATGGACACACATGGACTCAGAGCTGATTTATAGGAAGGAATAATTATATAATACCACAGTCACAACACTTTTAAGTCACCCAGTGACTCTCTGTGAACGGCCTAACATTTTTCTCTGATGGTTTCTGGACAGAATCATGTCATTTGGTCCCAATTATTAGCATCGTCACATttagttgattgattgattagttGCCCAGTGAATTAATTGACAACAATTCTAAAAATGAATTGTCTTTCTTGAGTAAAATGCTCCGAATCAGTTCTGCTGGTCGCCAGCTATCATTATGCACGGGATAACTTGAActcacagatttttttgtttgtttttgtttaaaaaaaaaaaaaaggatataaCAAATCTAACAGTCGCGTTTGGAACAAAAACTTAGGTTTAATTTTTGTTGACCGAGAGGCAATATCAGTACGTTTTCGTGACAATCTAATCAGATTACGTCAATAAGTCGTGCTCATGATCTGTGTCTGGAAAAACGTTATTGAAAATAGAGTTGTAATCAGGCCCTCATAttcacagtaagaaaaataaaagtctatATTTGACACAAGCTTAAATCAACCAAAGTCTTTTCAGTGTGGTAACAGACATTTGTGATTTGAGACCCCACAATACATCATTATCATGATCTGTCAGTCACAACACATTTTATCATTGTGATTCTAAACATTTTATATATTAcgatttatcacttttttcaatTGTAGagtgtccccaaaggaaaacattataaaaatgttttatctgATAAGATAAaatttttcagtctgtttatttcactttaattattttattgcaGCAGAATGGatgtagtggactgaaaaatcaattcttttattttcttgtaagTTTTttttagggatgtcagttttggttatttttgtttttgataacCGGACACCCAGTAACTGGTAACTAACCGGTATGCAATGTACTGATTTTAAGGtatactgtgaaataaaagtcttgaagggggaaaaaaatcaactggacctggagtcattatttttaaggggagactttttacacaaacttccattaacaaaatgtttcagtTATTGCAATAAAAAGTTCGTTCAACCAACAGTAACTCTTCTGTTTTTAGTCCTTTAAGGATcgttctgactgataataatatattagTTTAATACAGTGAAACTGCAATATTTACTGAGACAGTTAtcgtactgtgaaaatctcataccgatGGAATCCCACTAAGCAGTTaattttaagacaaaaaatgatttagaggaggtgaaattttaatgttttgtggtgtaaatgttttgccctttattttctgttgtcttTGTTGACAGACAGCTGGTTAGTCGCCCACTGCCaaccctccagtctccactggttatcCAATGTTAGCCTTggccgctctgcactgtgcactgGATGGGTAGAAACTAGCTAGCTGTGCTGCTTATTCTGCAGTTACTGCTGGTAACACTGTCCAGTCACGAGGACAGTGTTACTGTGGAGACATTGTGCCTACCCTCAGGTCTGCCCCAGGTCAGGTGAGTAAGCGACTTCATTTTGAGCCGTAAACCTCCTTTAGCATTGTTttctatgttagcaccactagcagTGCTGACAGTGTTAACAGTGCAAACATAGTTAGCAATGCTAAAGGGTGTTtatggctcaaaatgaagccgctTACTCCTCTGACCTGGGAGAGACCGGAGGGTGGCGCAcagtgtttctgcagcaacactgttgggtcAGGACGTCTTTACTAGTAGTGTTACGGCCTTGAGCCGTTGGCATTGTTTCTCCACTCTGCGTGTGTGTTCTATCCCGCTGTGTTGCAGCAGAGTGTCTCCAGCGGGCGTGTCCTACCAGCACCTAGATGGATTCCCCGGTGACTGATTGGTGCGGCGGGTTGGTGCGGGGCTCCGCCAATCAGAGGGCGACGGTGCGGGGAAAGGATATAAAAGGCTGGTGTGCCCTGCAGCCGCTGGCAGACACCTTAGAAGCTCTATTTGTGTGGTTCAGCTTTCTGTATAGTGTGAGCGTTAGCTCTTGATTTGTGTACTGTGATCGTTAGCTCTTGATTTGTGTATTATCCAGATTTGGGCCAGGGGTAAGTTCATCACTGATTTCGATCACCTGCACCCACGGTTAGGTTTTTGTCACATTGTTTAGTAACActaggtttaggggtgctggtcatttgtatttttgttttcatcatttcaCTAGAGCAGTTTGTTAGGTTTTGTTTTAAGATTGCCTGATTTGTTGTTATTCCCGATTTATGTTAAACAATAGACAGATAgctccattttattttaaggaGTCCTCTTTCggttatatttatttgttgatttgaCAGCACCTGGCGGCCCTTTTCTGTTGACTTCATTATTAATTTCCATTTGtctttataaataaacacactttaatttGCAATCCTTCCATCgggttgtgcgtgtgtgttacTTCCCTTTTCCCGTAACGAGCTGGGTTTGTAACAAGCAGTAATCGCTAAATGAGTGGCAACACTAGCTACGCAGCGGCAGCGGCTGATAGCTAACCAGCATAGCATGAAAACCTCACTAGCTTTATTGTGGTAAAGCATAGTGGTAGAACTGCTACTAAACTGAAGAGCTTAATTGACGTCACtagattatatatttaaaaaatcagtaCATGGTGTTGgtgtattgatacaatattgccTGGCAAAATACTGCAATACtgtgctgtatcaattttttttctccgccCATATTTGTGACACAAGGTGTGTTCGTAACTAGTCACCCTGAGCACCAgagcactctggcacaaactggactgttcaGAAATCCGGGGCAGAATTAGACGCTGTCAGAGCGGCAGAGTGCCAAGcacagtgacagaaaaataGAATCGTTAATTAATTCATGCAGATATCAAACGTTCAACGGAAAATTGGCAGTGACCTGACCTGTTACAGGccgggggtgtgtgtgtggagaagtTATGGTCCAGCCAGGACCTGGCCCAATCAGGTTATgaattacacttaaaaaaatgttttttttaaaaaatattttcttgtgTTATTCGAAGTACatttaggcaccaaatatgtttcCATACTTTTGACTTCAAAATGAACCAAAACCACAatgaacagttaaaaaaaaggcttttatggAAAATTCAACAGATGAATGACTTCAGCTCTAAAACCATTAATCAATGTATTGGAAAATAATCCATGATGAAAACATGGAGACTCCCTCtttaatatttgttgttttttccacctctgGCCTGAATAATTTACCAGTTTGGTTATTATAAAGTTTTgttagtgtgtgcatgtgagtcagtGGGTCACTGTTGGTACACTGGTCTTCCAGCAGAGGGCGGCCTCGTTTCATCATCAGCTGCAGAGCAATCAATcaagacaaacaggaagtgatgaagTCTGTTAGTTGTATACAGACGTTATAAGCAAAGAACAGTAAAGT
Proteins encoded in this region:
- the LOC126404359 gene encoding zinc finger protein 883-like gives rise to the protein MSANHLKNHQRVHTGERPFCCDLCGTTFTRLGNLKTHQRIHTGEKPYHCQQCGKSFTQLGTLKLHQRRHSGEKPYSCKYCEKSFIDSFSCQQHQHVHTGDKPFQCQLCSKTFLTRYNLTQHQRLHTGGKFYSCELCGRSFSYYTSYTVHQRIHTGERPYRCRFCDKTFTSLPNQVSHERTHTREKPYSCDQCGKSFSHISSCLLHKRVHTGEKPYSCQHCSKTFTSSANLSRHVRTHTGEKPYWCDRCKKHFTFPSQLKTHRCI